CCCCGTCGACGGGTTCGCGGCTTTGTACGCGCCTCCGACTGCTCGTTCAGCCATTGAGCCTTTCCGAGTAACGGCTGGTGGCGTTGGGTGATCATGTAGTGCGGCCGTGGTCGATGTGGAGTAGGACCAGGGCGGCAGCGGTGATCCGGCCGATGTTCCAGGGACACAGGCTGACGTTGCGTAGCGCTTTGAAGGTGGTCTTGAGCAGGGAGTTCCCGCGTTCGCCGATGGCGCGGACCGCGTTGTGGGCCTTGTTGAACTGCTGCTGCACGTCGGTGCAGGCTTCGTTGCGCGGCTTCTTGAACGCCACCGTGATCGTGTCGGCCTCGCCTTCGTAGCCGAGATCGCCGAGGACCCGTAGATCGCCGTCGGTCCAGGTGCTCAGCAGCGGCAGGATGCCGTGCTCGCGCAGCGCGGTGGTGTCGTGTTCACGGCCGGGGCGTACCGGTGAGGTCCACAGCGGCCACCCGTCCGGAGCGGTGATGACCTGTACGTTCCCGCCGTGGTTGTCATGCTTGCCCGACCACCACAGATCTACCCCGGGTGTCGGCCCGGGGGCGCGGCACCGGTCCGTCTCGATCAGCGTGCCGTCGATGTTGACGTGGGCGTAGCCGGCCATCTTCGCGGCCAGCAACACCGAGTGCAGGCCGGGCGCTTGGGCGGCGAGCACGGTGATGCCCTCATGCAGGTACGCGTACCCGGTCGACCGGCTGATCTTGTTGTCGGCGACCAGTTGCGAGACGCGGGTGCCGTCGATCAACCAACGGATCACCAGGACGGCCTGCTTGAAGCAGCCCAACGACCGGGTCTCGGCGCGGGTTCCGAGCCTTTGCCGTTGCGCGTGCAGGAGGCCGGACAGGAACGACACGGTCGCCTCGCGTACGGGCAGGACGGCGGTGTATGTGTCACTCATGGCGACGCAGAACCTCGATGACGGTGATCCCGGGAAGGACCACCTTCATACCGGGGTTCTGCGTCTTCTCGTTGTACCGCAACGGATCCGGGCGCGTCCGGACCACCGACCGCGCCAGTTACCCCGAGTCCCTACACCGTTACTCGGAAAGGCTCAGTGGGACGAAGGTGCCCCTGCGTGTGGACGCGGTCCGCGGCGGAGCCGGTCAGGGCGTCAGTGGTGATTTCGGGGTCGAGAGTGACCACGATGGTCAAGGACGCGGACATGCGTCTACGTCCACTCGAAGACAGAAATGGTCGGCGAGATGCGTCGCCATCGCGGCTGTTGGCCGGATAGATCCATGGGTGGGCAACAGCGTTGGACGAAGCGACGGCGTGGAGAGCGTGGGAGAGATTTGGTGGTGCTGGTGGGCGGAACGTCGCGGGAGGAGATGTCGCTGCCGACCGGCCGATGAGGCGGGTGGGCGGGTGCGGCTCCTGCCGTGACGGGCCAAGGCCCGGGGGTGGTGCACGATAGAGAACTCAGAAATGAGTCCTCACCGTAACCCGCCCACCCAACAGAAAACGATCATGATCCGGTGTCGGACAGATCTGCTCTGACCAGGACTGTTGGCCATGTTGAGGGACGCCGTGGCGGCTGGTTCGGCCAGTCGTGTTGGCCGCCTCGGATCGGCTGTTGGCGAACGAGCCCTGGCTGTTGGGCCACGGTGAGGTGGTACTGGGCTCCCGTCAGCGACGGCGCGGGGTCGTTGGGTTACGCAGTACGTGTGCCCGCGCAGGCTGTGCGGCGGGTCATGCGATTGCTGCGGGCAGCGCTGCAGGCCGCCGGACCGGCGAAGGAGCAGCTGAGCCCTGGGCTATGGCCCCTTTCTCAATACGGAATGTGGCGGCATCATTACGGGATGGCTGGCAGGTCGCGTCGTCCGTTGTACGCGGTGTTCACCATCGCTGCTTTGGCACTGCTCGTCGCCCTTGGGACGCGGTTTGGCTGGTGGCGGGCGTTCGGTGACCCGGAGAAGGGCGCCTGGCCGTGGATCGAGGCTACCGGTTGGATCGTGGGTGCCGTCTCCGGCAGCCTCGGTGCCGTCTTCGGCGGCGCGTCCCTGGTGATCGCGCTGCGTTCGATGCGGAAAGAGGTCGACCGGGCCGCCCCGGCACCTCAGCTGCGGCGAGATCCTTCACTGCTGGACCGCGACAGCGAGTATGAGCGTCTTCGCGACCGGCTAACCGAGGGACCGTGGGGCGTCGTTGCCGTCACCGGCCCGCCGGGCATCGGTAAGACCAGGCTGGTCGACGCGGTACTCGACGAGGTGAGGGCTGCCGACAGGACCGTTTCGGTGTACAGGCATGAGGCGGTGCCGTACGGCAGGCTGGACGTGCGCAACTTGATCGCAGATCTTGAGGGCCGGCACGGCAGGCCCGCCGTACTCCGGCCGGGCGAATCACTGCTCGGCCGCCTGGAAGCGGCGTTGGAGGGGACGGAGCTGAGACACATCGTCATCGTCATCGACTCCGCCCAGCACCTCGTCGTCCCGGGCGATCGCAGGCACGTCGACCTTCAGCTCGACGAGGCGCTGGAAGCGTTCGCCACCAACCATCGGCACCGCGTGGCTGTCGTGCTGCTCAGCCGGGACCCGCTGGAGGCTCAGACCCGTGGCATCTGGTCCACGGTAGATCCGTCGATCGCTCTGGGGCGCCTACCGAAGCCGGACTTCGCGAGCCTTCTGCGCGCCCTGGACAAGCGGGGCCGGCTCGGGCTGACTGACCTACCGCCGGCGGACCTGACGATGCTGTACTGGAGGCTGCATGGCAACCCGCGCTGTGCCCAGCTGATGCAGGCGATCATCACGCACTCCGAACCTGCCGTCCGGGTAGCTACCCTCCTCGCGAACGTTGCGCAGATGGAGCCGGCGGACGCGCCGCGGCGCCTCGCCGACTTCCTGTGCCAGCACCTGCCCGCGCCCCGCCGCCGCGTCATTGAGGCACTCGCCGCCTTCGCGACACCAATCGAGGCCGCCGGGGTAACCGAGGCGCTGGCTGGCAAGGCCACCCGGGACGAGGTCGAGGGCATTCTGGAGGTATTAGCGGAGAGCGAGTTCGTCACCGCGACACAAGGCGGGCTGTACCACCTGGAGGTGGCTGACGTCGACGCGCTGCTGCCCAGAGACGCCGGGAAGCGACGCGTCCTGCTGCGACGCGCGGCAATCGCGCTGGGGCGGCGGCGCGTGGCAGAGCCACGCGACATTGATGATCTCCACATCCACTTCGCTCAGATACGTGTGCTGATCAGGAGTGGGTGGTATCCGGTGGCCTACGACGTGATCGCGCTGACTGCCGACATCCTGAATGAGTGGAACTGCGGCTTCCTGCTATTCGACCAGCGCCTGGAAGTGTGCGGCAAGCTCGGCGATCCGGCCGCGGAGATGGCCAACGACAACGTGCTGGGCGACCTATATGGACGGCGTGGAGACTTCGACGGGGCCAGCCAGGCATACGGCCGCGCGCTGGACCGGGCGAAGGAGATCGGCACTCCCGAGCTCCGCACCAAGATCCGCGCCAACCTTGGCGCAATGTACTGGCAGAACGGCGACGCCGAGCACGCCTACAACTACTACGAACAGGCACGGTCGGAAGCGCAGACACAGCGCGCGTTGGTGGTGCTGATGGGTGCGCTCGGAGGGCTGGCCGACTGTCACAGGCGCTGGGGACAGTACGACCAGGCCTTGGCCCGCGAGGAGGAGGCGCTCGCTATCGCGGCGCGCCCTGACTTCGCGGACGCATCTGGCGCCGCAAGCGACGGCTACGCGCGGATGATCCGTATCTTGTTGCGGCTCGCCCGCTGGTGTACCGAGATGAAGGACCCCGACCGTGCCGAGGAGTACATCGAGCACGCCGAGCAGGCGGCGGCATCCCGTGCGGACGGCTGGCGGTTGGTCGCCTGCCAAGATGCCCGCGCCGACCTCCTGCTCGCGCAGGGCAGGCTCAGCAAGGCGATCGAGATGGCGAACGACGCGGTCGAGCAGGCGGTGCGAGTGCACGATCCGGTGACCATCCTGCAGGCCCGCACCACCCTCGCCATGACCTATCTGACACGGGACGAGGTCGGGACGGCCAGGCAGCACATCGAGAAGGCGGATCGGTACCGGCGGGACGGGCAGGCCCTCATCGTGCTCGCGCTGCGGGCGCTCACGACCCAGGAGTCGGATCCTGTCACCGCCGGGCGCCTCTTCGACGACCTCGCCGAGCAAGCCCGCAAGCGGATCGATCGGGACGGGCGTGACTTTGGCGCGCGCCACATGTTGGGGTTCGCCATCTGTGGCCAACGCCTGAATACCAGCGAGTCACTCCGCCCCGCCCACGACGAGTTCACGGTAGCCAACGACGTGACCAAGGCGGCCGCACCCTACCTTCGCGAACGGATGCAGATGCTGGTGAGCCGGCTCGATGGTTACGCCCAGCGGCCCGGTGGGCTGCGGCCGGTGCTCGAGGTACTGGCCAACACCGGGTCACGGCCGACGGGATAACCGATCGGCTGCAGGCGGAAGCCATCCGAGCTCCTGCGCCCGCAGGACCGCTTGCATCCTCGTCTCCACACCCATGTCTCGGTACAGCGATCGCAGCATCCGAAACATCGCACGCTCCGAATAACCGACGCGACCGGCCAGCTCAGCCACCGTCGCACCGGCCGCGAGTTGGCGTAACCACGACAGCCGCTCCTCCGCAGGCCGGTCCGGCGAACCGCCACTCGGCAGGCTCGCACTGGCCAGCGCGGTGAGAACGTCGGCAGGTAGCACGGCCAGACCGTCGGCGGTTGCCTCCACGGTCCGCAACACTGCCTCCCCCTCGGAGCCTCGGAACAGCACGGACGTGGCGCCGGCCCGCACTGCCCGAACACCGGCCATGCTGGCTGTCTGCTCCGCCGGCTGCTCCTCCAACAGCGCCACAACGTGAGCGGACCCGGCGTCGTGCAGCGCACCGAGCAGATCCCAACTCTGCTGGGACGACAGCGTGACCAGGACCACCGCAGGCTGGCGGGAACGCGCCCACGCCAGGACGTCTTCCGGTGTCTCGACCCGGTGACCGGCAGGAGTCAGCACGGTCGCGACGCCATGCCGGAACATCGGAAGGGGATCGACGACCGCGACATGGACCACCACCGGCAAGAGCTAAGCATCTACCGTCGAGGAGCAGACGGACCGCCGCGCCCCGGGCAGGATCATGCCGTATTCACGTCACCGTCCCGCCGCAGCCTGGCATGGACCGGCGTCGGCGATCGTCTATAGCGTGGTCACGTGGACGACCCCACCGGAGGTCCGCATGGTCCATGACGACGACACCAGCGAACCGGTGCACAACGTCATCCGCGACGCCGACTTGGCACCTGCCGAACGGCCGGCAGACCTGACCGATGCAAAATACGACTACATCAAGAGAATCGCGCTCGATGAGCCCAGCTGGGGGCCGCGGCAGATTTACGAGTGGATCCGCGAGGAACCGAACCGGCACGATATCACTCGCGCGATGGTCTACTACGTCCTGAAGTGGGAACGGCCCGTGAGACAGCCACGTTCCGCCCACCCTCCGGTCGCTCGGCGGCCGGGCACCAACATCTGAGACTGATCCCATCGATGGGGCTCGTGGAAGTCTGAGACGAGGACGACCTTGCCGCCCTTCCCGCACACGTGTAGGATCCGGCGGCCGTGTTCCTCGCCCAAGTCGGCGATGCTCGATCCGCAGGCTTCGAAGATCCGCAGACCGAGCAGGCCCAAGATTGCGACCCGGGCGAAGTCGTCCGGTTCGAGGACTGGCGAGCGGTCGCAATCAGAGCTTCGAACTGCAAGTGCCCCAGTCCTAGGGTCGGCGACTCGGCCCGGAGGGACCGTGGGTCGGGGACGTAGTCGGCTAACGAGCGCTCCAGTATCGCGTCGATGACGCAGACCCGATAGAAGCCAACCACTGCTGACAGTCGAGGGACACGGTTGTGGGCTGGTACTGGCAAACGTCTTGCAACCAGCGAACGTACCGCTCGATGGCGAGCAGGGCCGTAGTCAGCGGGTCAAGGTCATGGTCGGGCGCACCAGCGGCGGCACGCTCGTAGGTCGGACTCGGTGTGTATACGAGGTCCGTATCGGACACCGAGACGCCTCCAGTCTTCCGTGGGTTTAGTAGGTACGGAACTCCTAAAGCGATCAACGCCACGACCGCGCCGATACTGCTGGCCGTCTTGTCGGCCTTGTCTAGTCCGACTACGACCAAGTACATCACTACACCGGCGATGACTACACCAAAGAAAATCCAACCCGCCCATACCGAGCGCTGACTCCGATGACGTGCCACGGGCATCTCTCACCGTCCTAAAGTGAGATTCGAGGCGGTGGGACTGCGTAGATTTCGGCTCTGTCTCACATTCGGTGGTGACGGAGGGTGCCGGTTAGCCGAGCAGGATTCGGTGTCGTAGAAGGTCGAACCCGGCGCGTCCGTACATTTGCCGCTTGATCAATTTGGTTTTGGTGTTGACGCCTTCGGTGCCGCCGTTGTGGAAGGGGGTTGTCAGGGCGGCGTTGACGGCGTCGCGGTCCAGGCCGAGGCCGCGGGTGAAGGTGTGTAGGTGGGGCAGGTCCGTTGTTGTGACCTCGGTGATCCATGTGTCGAGACGGTGGTCGTTGCCGGCTGCGGGTGTGAGGAGGCTGGCGAACGAGCCGATGAAGCCGGTCAGCGTGGTCATCTCCGGGCAGGCGGCGGTGAGGGCGTCGACGAGCGACCGTTGGTGGTCTGTGAGCTGATCGGGTGGGGTCAGGAGGTAGCGGGTGAGGCGTCGGGGTGACAGGGCTGGGCGGTCGGCTTCGACGCGGCCTTGGGTGATGTAGCGGTAGAGCAGGTTGAGGCTGCCGGTGTAGCCCAGTTCCCTGATCTCGGCGAGGAGTTGGGTGGCGCCGACGGCGGGGTCCTGTTGGCGGCGTTGGCGTAGGTGGGCGCGGTAGGGGTCGACGAGGGTGGGCCGGTACTGGGGTGCGCGGACCAGACGTTCGGGTTGGCTGATGCGGGCGTAGCGTTTGATGGTGTTGAGGCCGAGGTTGAGGCGGCGGGCGCATTCGAGTAGGCCGACGCCCTTGTCGAGCAGATCGTGGACCTGCTGCCACCGCTGCCGGGTGGTCACGGCCCGGATGCCGTCCTGGGGCGGTAGGCCGGTGGTGGCCCAGCACGTGCTGTGTGCGGTGACTTCTTTGCGGACGGCTTCGGCGAGGTTGTGCCACAGGTGCCAGCGATCGGCGACCTGCACCGCCTGGGGTAGGGCGCGGCGGACCGCTTCGGCGTAGGCGCCGGAGGAGTCCCGGCACACTATCTCGACACCGGGATGCTCACACAGCCACGTCTCCAACGTGTGGGCCTTGCGGTCGGGCAGCACATCGATGCGCTCACGGGTGACCGCGTCGATCAGGACGGTGGCGTAACGGCGACGACGACACAACGCGAAGTCGTCGACCCCGAGCACGCGGGGCACCCGCCGCTGCGGCAACGGAATACGCAGCAGCGCCCGCAGGGCAGTGTGCCGGGACATGACGACCATCGCCAGGACCGACATCAGGCGAGCACCGGCCCGGCCGGCCAGCTGACGCACGACCGCAGCCACCTGCGAAATCAACCGGGACGTGCGACGCTGGTAACGCTCCAGAACTCCCGGAAGCTGCTCCCGGAACGTGCGACGGCAGCCCTGCGTCGGGCACACCAGACGGCGCACTCGTACCCGCAGCACCACCGGCCGGGCATCGACCGGCACATCCGCCAGAGTCCGCTG
This is a stretch of genomic DNA from Micromonospora sp. WMMD1082. It encodes these proteins:
- a CDS encoding DNA-binding response regulator, with the protein product MVVHVAVVDPLPMFRHGVATVLTPAGHRVETPEDVLAWARSRQPAVVLVTLSSQQSWDLLGALHDAGSAHVVALLEEQPAEQTASMAGVRAVRAGATSVLFRGSEGEAVLRTVEATADGLAVLPADVLTALASASLPSGGSPDRPAEERLSWLRQLAAGATVAELAGRVGYSERAMFRMLRSLYRDMGVETRMQAVLRAQELGWLPPAADRLSRRP
- a CDS encoding ISL3 family transposase; this encodes MVFSGLSPLVIDDVTDEGERILVRARTPEATVACPGCKVVTGRVHGYHQRTLADVPVDARPVVLRVRVRRLVCPTQGCRRTFREQLPGVLERYQRRTSRLISQVAAVVRQLAGRAGARLMSVLAMVVMSRHTALRALLRIPLPQRRVPRVLGVDDFALCRRRRYATVLIDAVTRERIDVLPDRKAHTLETWLCEHPGVEIVCRDSSGAYAEAVRRALPQAVQVADRWHLWHNLAEAVRKEVTAHSTCWATTGLPPQDGIRAVTTRQRWQQVHDLLDKGVGLLECARRLNLGLNTIKRYARISQPERLVRAPQYRPTLVDPYRAHLRQRRQQDPAVGATQLLAEIRELGYTGSLNLLYRYITQGRVEADRPALSPRRLTRYLLTPPDQLTDHQRSLVDALTAACPEMTTLTGFIGSFASLLTPAAGNDHRLDTWITEVTTTDLPHLHTFTRGLGLDRDAVNAALTTPFHNGGTEGVNTKTKLIKRQMYGRAGFDLLRHRILLG
- a CDS encoding transposase family protein, translated to MSDTYTAVLPVREATVSFLSGLLHAQRQRLGTRAETRSLGCFKQAVLVIRWLIDGTRVSQLVADNKISRSTGYAYLHEGITVLAAQAPGLHSVLLAAKMAGYAHVNIDGTLIETDRCRAPGPTPGVDLWWSGKHDNHGGNVQVITAPDGWPLWTSPVRPGREHDTTALREHGILPLLSTWTDGDLRVLGDLGYEGEADTITVAFKKPRNEACTDVQQQFNKAHNAVRAIGERGNSLLKTTFKALRNVSLCPWNIGRITAAALVLLHIDHGRTT
- a CDS encoding AAA family ATPase; the encoded protein is MFTIAALALLVALGTRFGWWRAFGDPEKGAWPWIEATGWIVGAVSGSLGAVFGGASLVIALRSMRKEVDRAAPAPQLRRDPSLLDRDSEYERLRDRLTEGPWGVVAVTGPPGIGKTRLVDAVLDEVRAADRTVSVYRHEAVPYGRLDVRNLIADLEGRHGRPAVLRPGESLLGRLEAALEGTELRHIVIVIDSAQHLVVPGDRRHVDLQLDEALEAFATNHRHRVAVVLLSRDPLEAQTRGIWSTVDPSIALGRLPKPDFASLLRALDKRGRLGLTDLPPADLTMLYWRLHGNPRCAQLMQAIITHSEPAVRVATLLANVAQMEPADAPRRLADFLCQHLPAPRRRVIEALAAFATPIEAAGVTEALAGKATRDEVEGILEVLAESEFVTATQGGLYHLEVADVDALLPRDAGKRRVLLRRAAIALGRRRVAEPRDIDDLHIHFAQIRVLIRSGWYPVAYDVIALTADILNEWNCGFLLFDQRLEVCGKLGDPAAEMANDNVLGDLYGRRGDFDGASQAYGRALDRAKEIGTPELRTKIRANLGAMYWQNGDAEHAYNYYEQARSEAQTQRALVVLMGALGGLADCHRRWGQYDQALAREEEALAIAARPDFADASGAASDGYARMIRILLRLARWCTEMKDPDRAEEYIEHAEQAAASRADGWRLVACQDARADLLLAQGRLSKAIEMANDAVEQAVRVHDPVTILQARTTLAMTYLTRDEVGTARQHIEKADRYRRDGQALIVLALRALTTQESDPVTAGRLFDDLAEQARKRIDRDGRDFGARHMLGFAICGQRLNTSESLRPAHDEFTVANDVTKAAAPYLRERMQMLVSRLDGYAQRPGGLRPVLEVLANTGSRPTG